A window from Triticum aestivum cultivar Chinese Spring chromosome 6D, IWGSC CS RefSeq v2.1, whole genome shotgun sequence encodes these proteins:
- the LOC123145357 gene encoding rhamnogalacturonan I rhamnosyltransferase 1, whose protein sequence is MRCKAAAAMGLKAGGAGKLRLPSVVAAVARSRMMKLWVLRATTTVLLWTCLVQLTAVGETWGPRVLMGWPSCRTARLAMTGPVAEKAVLPPRRVYRNNGYLMVSCNGGLNQMRAAICDMVAIARHLNVTLIVPELDKTSFWNDPSEFQDIFDVEHFITSLRGEVRILRELPPRMKQRVEVGMFHSMPPISWSDISYYHNQILPLIQKHKVLHLNRTDARLANNGLPLDIQKLRCRVNYASLKFTPQIEELGRRVIRILRKNGPFLVLHLRYEMDMLAFSGCTEGCTREEADELTRMRYAYPWWKEKVIDSYVKRKDGFCPLTPEEIALVLRALEIDRSMQIYIAAGEIYGGKRRMASLTSAYPNVVRKETLLEPSDLRFFQNHSSQMAALDYLVSLESDIFVPTYDGNMAKVVEGHRRFMGFKKTILLDRKIIIDLVDRYKSGSLPWDEFSKLVKSVHANRMGSASRRTVIPDKPKEEDYFYANPQECLRDPNLLRAL, encoded by the exons ATGCGGTGCAAGGCGGCGGCGGCAATGGGCCTCAAGGCGGGCGGGGCGGGCAAGCTGAGGCTTCCGTCGGTGGTGGCCGCGGTGGCGCGGTCGCGGATGATGAAGCTGTGGGTGCTCCGCGCCACCACCACGGTGCTGCTCTGGACCTGCCTCGTCCAGCTCACGGCCGTCGGGGAGACGTGGGGGCCGCGCGTCCTCATGGGCTGGCCGTCGTGCCGGACGGCGCGGCTCGCCATGACGGGGCCCGTCGCCGAGAAGGCCGTGTTGCCGCCAAGGA GAGTTTATAGGAACAATGGCTATCTGATGGTTTCGTGCAATGGTGGGCTTAACCAAATGCGAGCAGCT ATATGTGACATGGTTGCCATTGCAAGACACTTGAATGTAACTCTGATAGTTCCGGAGTTGGATAAGACGTCATTTTGGAATGACCCAAG TGAGTTTCAGGATATATTTGACGTTGAACATTTCATAACTTCTCTGAGAGGCGAGGTTCGTATACTTAGAGAATTGCCTCCAAGAATGAAGCAAAGAGTGGAAGTGGGGATGTTTCACTCAATGCCACCTATTAGTTGGTCAGATATCTCCTATTATCATAATCAG ATACTTCCTTTGATTCAGAAACACAAGGTTCTCCATCTAAACCGAACTGATGCTAGGCTTGCAAATAATGGTTTGCCCCTGGATATCCAGAAGTTGCGTTGCCGAGTTAACTATGCTTCACTGAAGTTCACACCCCAAATTGAAGAGTTGGGTAGACGAGTGATTCGAATTCTCCGCAAAAATGGCCCTTTCTTGGTTCTACATTTACGATATGAAATGGATATGCTGGCGTTCTCTGGCTGTACTGAAGGTTGCACACGTGAAGAGGCAGATGAGCTCACCAGGATGAG ATATGCTTACCCATGGTGGAAAGAGAAAGTCATTGACTCTTATGTGAAAAGAAAAGATGGCTTTTGCCCATTAACGCCTGAGGAGATTGCTCTTGTCCTCAGAGCATTGGAGATTGACAGAAGTATGCAAATATATATTGCGGCTGGAGAAATATATGGCGGCAAACGTAGAATGGCTTCTCTTACTTCAGCGTATCCCAATGTG GTGAGAAAGGAGACGCTCTTGGAACCGTCTGATCTCAGGTTCTTTCAGAACCATTCATCACAGATGGCCGCACTCGATTACTTGGTGTCACTGGAAAGCGACATATTTGTTCCAACATATGATGGGAACATGGCTAAAGTTGTCGAGGGGCATCGCAG GTTCATGGGATTCAAGAAAACAATCTTATTGGACAGAAAAATTATCATTGATCTGGTTGATCGGTATAAGAGCGGCTCATTGCCGTGGGATGAGTTCTCTAAATTAGTGAAGTCCGTCCATGCAAACCGGATGGGATCAGCTTCGAGAAGGACGGTGATTCCTGACAAGCCCAAGGAAGAGGACTACTTCTACGCTAACCCTCAAGAGTGTTTGCGCGATCCCAATCTTCTACGGGCCTTGTGA